The following coding sequences are from one Rutidosis leptorrhynchoides isolate AG116_Rl617_1_P2 chromosome 11, CSIRO_AGI_Rlap_v1, whole genome shotgun sequence window:
- the LOC139876278 gene encoding uncharacterized protein, whose amino-acid sequence MDDRSKASTEKEEEVVKNKYGGIVPKKPPLISKDHERAYFDSADWALGKQGVEKPKGPLEALRPKLQPTQQQTRYRKSPCAPTAADGEDGNSTPAAEDTVMNE is encoded by the exons ATGGATGACAGATCTAAGGCTTCAACAGAGAAGGAG GAGGAAGTCGTTAAGAACAAATATGGAGGCATCGTGCCTAAAAAGCCCCCACTCATTTCCAAG GATCATGAACGAGCTTATTTTGATTCAGCCGATTGGGCTCTGGGAAAG CAAGGTGTAGAGAAGCCTAAAGGACCACTTGAGGCACTTCGGCCTAAACTACAA CCAACTCAACAACAAACGCGATATAGGAAATCTCCTTGTGCACCTACTGCAGCAGATGGAGAAG ATGGAAACAGTACACCAGCAGCAGAGGACACGGTCATGAACGAATGA
- the LOC139876277 gene encoding protein ROOT PRIMORDIUM DEFECTIVE 1-like produces MTRVLQRFINQVQLQFGPFNSTTQRRWKKPAVTSQTRLEDRTRDYKLDTLMVNYRKLNLILRLHELMSARRRGPFVSVQIMSRWNKIVGLNVPIGGFLNKYPHVFDVFPHPIRKNICCKLTSKMKSLLEEERIAISDMEFDNVIRVKKLLMMSVSGSLHIHALRLIQRELGLPDDFRESILGKYDEFELVDLEIVRLADKDCVDEDLKVAEVEKWREKEYNEKWLSDFETKYAFPINFPTGFKIKAGFKGKLKDWQRLPYVKPYEKKDVFRASTCGGIERFEKRAVGILHELLSLTVEKMVEVERLVHFKKDFGLPVNFRELILKHPGIFYISTRGCTQMVFLREAYSKDCLVSPNPVYVVRRNMLDLVLLKSRNTRELKRPREAKENVGDQNRGEVVVDDFVTSILEKEF; encoded by the coding sequence ATGACTAGGGTTTTACAGCGATTTATTAATCAAGTTCAACTTCAATTTGGACCATTCAACTCCACTACACAACGCCGATGGAAGAAACCAGCAGTTACATCACAAACACGGTTAGAAGACCGAACCAGAGATTATAAGCTCGATACTTTAATGGTCAATTACCGTAAACTCAACTTAATTCTACGTCTCCATGAACTTATGTCAGCTAGACGCAGAGGACCCTTTGTTTCGGTACAGATCATGTCTAGGTGGAACAAAATTGTTGGGCTAAATGTACCCATTGGTGGGTTTCTTAATAAGTACCCCCATGTGTTCGATGTATTTCCTCACCCAATTAGAAAGAATATTTGTTGCAAGTTAACCTCCAAGATGAAATCTTTACTTGAAGAAGAAAGGATTGCGATTTCTGATATGGAATTTGATAATGTTATAAGGGTAAAAAAGCTTTTAATGATGTCTGTTAGTGGTAGTCTTCATATTCATGCTTTGAGGTTGATACAAAGAGAATTAGGATTACCTGATGATTTTCGGGAATCGATTCTTGGCAAGTATGATGAGTTTGAGTTGGTTGATTTAGAAATAGTGAGATTGGCTGATAAAGACTGCGTTGATGAGGATTTGAAGGTGGCTGAAGTTGAGAAATGGAGGGAAAAAGAGTATAATGAGAAATGGTTGAGTGATTTCGAGACAAAGTATGCATTCCCGATTAATTTCCCCACCGGGTTTAAGATTAAAGCAGGGTTCAAAGGGAAGTTAAAAGATTGGCAAAGACTCCCTTATGTTAAACCTTATGAGAAAAAGGATGTTTTTCGGGCTTCAACATGTGGAGGAATTGAGCGGTTTGAGAAACGTGCAGTTGGGATTCTTCATGAGCTTTTGAGTTTGACAGTTGAAAAGATGGTTGAGGTTGAACGACTAGTGCATTTTAAGAAAGATTTCGGTCTTCCAGTTAACTTTCGTGAGCTTATTTTGAAGCATCCTGGGATCTTTTACATATCTACACGAGGCTGTACTCAAATGGTTTTTCTTAGGGAAGCGTATTCTAAAGATTGTCTTGTTTCCCCGAATCCTGTTTATGTTGTTAGGAGAAATATGTTGGATCTTGTATTACTGAAGTCTCGGAACACTAGAGAATTGAAAAGACCAAGAGAAGCAAAGGAAAATGTTGGTGATCAAAATCGAGGTGAGGTTGTAGTGGATGATTTTGTAACCTCAATTTTAGAGAaagaattttga